The Ovis aries strain OAR_USU_Benz2616 breed Rambouillet chromosome 11, ARS-UI_Ramb_v3.0, whole genome shotgun sequence genome window below encodes:
- the DHRS7B gene encoding dehydrogenase/reductase SDR family member 7B isoform X3, which yields MFAASPVQGSDAKTEPDSKISGLLWGVPFPTMVLSCWAEWVLVSSLLYVLILRTCQTECRCILLTESGPRMDPLHLVPYLPRAEWSPGLEDPGWRAMLCQGLKEHQMCPRRKSLLRARVMDFITSTAILPLLLGCVGLFSLFKLLQWLRMRAYIRNAVVVITGATSGLGRECARVFHAAGARLVLCGRNAEALEELSRELAASRAPEVQTHKPYTVAFDLADPGAIAGAASEILQCFGHVDVLINNAGISYRGAIVDTSPDVDKRVMETNYFGPVALTKALLPAMIRRRQGHVVAISSIQGKISLPFRSAYAASKHATQAFFDCLRAEVEQHDIEVTVISPGYINTNLSLNAVTADGSKYGVMDETTAQGRSPVQVAQDILAALGKKKKDVVLADLMPSLAVYLRTLAPGLFFRLMASRARKERKSKHS from the exons ATGTTTGCAGCTTCACCTGTTCAGGGAAGTGATGCTAAAACTGAACCTGACTCTAAAATAAGTGGCTTGCTCTGGGGTGTCCCTTTTCCCACCATGGTCCTGAGCTGCTGGGCAGAGTGGGTGCTGGTTTCCAGTTTACTTTACGTTCTGATTCTGAGAACTTGCCAGACTGAATGCAGGTGCATTCTCCTTACAGAAAGTGGGCCGAGAATGGACCCCCTTCACCTGGTGCCGTATTTGCCTCGGGCAGAGTGGTCCCCAGGGCTGGAAGACCCAGGCTGGCGAGCGATGTTGTGTCAGGGGCTCAAGGAACACCAGATGTGTCCAAGACG GAAGAGTCTGCTGAGGGCACGGGTCATGGACTTCATCACCTCCACAGCCATTCTGCCCCTGCTACTGGGCTGCGTGGGCCTCTTCAGCCTCTTCAAGCTGCTTCAGTGGCTGCGCATGAGGGCCTACATCCGGAACGCCGTGGTGGTCATCACTGGCGCCACGTCGGGCCTGGGCCGAG AATGTGCCAGAGTTTTTCACGCTGCTGGTGCTAGGCTGGTGCTCTGTGGCCGGAATGCTGAGGCCCTGGAGGAGCTCAGCCGAGAACTTGCTGCTTCCCGGGCTCCGGAG GTGCAGACACACAAGCCTTACACGGTGGCCTTCGACCTCGCAGACCCTGGGGCCATAGCAGGGGCTGCCTCTGAGATCCTGCAGTGCTTTGGCCACGTGGACGTGCTCATCAATAATGCTGGGATCAGCTACCGAGGCGCCATTGTGGACACCAGCCCAGACGTGGACAAGAGGGTGATGGAGACAAACTACTTTGGTCCAGTAGCTCTGACAAAGG CGCTCCTGCCTGCCATGATCAGACGGCGCCAGGGCCACGTGGTTGCGATCAGCAGCATCCAGGGCAAGATCAGCCTGCCTTTCCGATCTGCGT ACGCGGCCTCCAAGCATGCAACCCAGGCCTTCTTTGACTGTCTGCGGGCTGAGGTGGAACAGCATGACATCGAGGTGACGGTCATCAGTCCCGGCTACATCAACACCAATCTCTCCCTTAATGCAGTCACAGCTGACGGGTCCAAGTATGGAG TGATGGATGAGACCACAGCCCAGGGCCGAAGTCCTGTGCAGGTGGCCCAAGACATCCTGGCTGCTCtggggaagaagaagaaggatgTGGTGCTGGCCGACCTGATGCCTTCCCTGGCTGTTTACCTTCGAACTCTGGCTCCTGGGCTCTTCTTCAGACTCATGGCCTCCCGGGCCAGGAAGGAGCGGAAGTCCAAGCACAGCTAG
- the DHRS7B gene encoding dehydrogenase/reductase SDR family member 7B isoform X5: MDFITSTAILPLLLGCVGLFSLFKLLQWLRMRAYIRNAVVVITGATSGLGRECARVFHAAGARLVLCGRNAEALEELSRELAASRAPEVQTHKPYTVAFDLADPGAIAGAASEILQCFGHVDVLINNAGISYRGAIVDTSPDVDKRVMETNYFGPVALTKALLPAMIRRRQGHVVAISSIQGKISLPFRSAYAASKHATQAFFDCLRAEVEQHDIEVTVISPGYINTNLSLNAVTADGSKYGVMDETTAQGRSPVQVAQDILAALGKKKKDVVLADLMPSLAVYLRTLAPGLFFRLMASRARKERKSKHS, translated from the exons ATGGACTTCATCACCTCCACAGCCATTCTGCCCCTGCTACTGGGCTGCGTGGGCCTCTTCAGCCTCTTCAAGCTGCTTCAGTGGCTGCGCATGAGGGCCTACATCCGGAACGCCGTGGTGGTCATCACTGGCGCCACGTCGGGCCTGGGCCGAG AATGTGCCAGAGTTTTTCACGCTGCTGGTGCTAGGCTGGTGCTCTGTGGCCGGAATGCTGAGGCCCTGGAGGAGCTCAGCCGAGAACTTGCTGCTTCCCGGGCTCCGGAG GTGCAGACACACAAGCCTTACACGGTGGCCTTCGACCTCGCAGACCCTGGGGCCATAGCAGGGGCTGCCTCTGAGATCCTGCAGTGCTTTGGCCACGTGGACGTGCTCATCAATAATGCTGGGATCAGCTACCGAGGCGCCATTGTGGACACCAGCCCAGACGTGGACAAGAGGGTGATGGAGACAAACTACTTTGGTCCAGTAGCTCTGACAAAGG CGCTCCTGCCTGCCATGATCAGACGGCGCCAGGGCCACGTGGTTGCGATCAGCAGCATCCAGGGCAAGATCAGCCTGCCTTTCCGATCTGCGT ACGCGGCCTCCAAGCATGCAACCCAGGCCTTCTTTGACTGTCTGCGGGCTGAGGTGGAACAGCATGACATCGAGGTGACGGTCATCAGTCCCGGCTACATCAACACCAATCTCTCCCTTAATGCAGTCACAGCTGACGGGTCCAAGTATGGAG TGATGGATGAGACCACAGCCCAGGGCCGAAGTCCTGTGCAGGTGGCCCAAGACATCCTGGCTGCTCtggggaagaagaagaaggatgTGGTGCTGGCCGACCTGATGCCTTCCCTGGCTGTTTACCTTCGAACTCTGGCTCCTGGGCTCTTCTTCAGACTCATGGCCTCCCGGGCCAGGAAGGAGCGGAAGTCCAAGCACAGCTAG
- the DHRS7B gene encoding dehydrogenase/reductase SDR family member 7B isoform X1: MDPLHLVPYLPRAEWSPGLEDPGWRAMLCQGLKEHQMCPRRKSLLRARVMDFITSTAILPLLLGCVGLFSLFKLLQWLRMRAYIRNAVVVITGATSGLGRECARVFHAAGARLVLCGRNAEALEELSRELAASRAPEVQTHKPYTVAFDLADPGAIAGAASEILQCFGHVDVLINNAGISYRGAIVDTSPDVDKRVMETNYFGPVALTKALLPAMIRRRQGHVVAISSIQGKISLPFRSAYAASKHATQAFFDCLRAEVEQHDIEVTVISPGYINTNLSLNAVTADGSKYGVMDETTAQGRSPVQVAQDILAALGKKKKDVVLADLMPSLAVYLRTLAPGLFFRLMASRARKERKSKHS, translated from the exons ATGGACCCCCTTCACCTGGTGCCGTATTTGCCTCGGGCAGAGTGGTCCCCAGGGCTGGAAGACCCAGGCTGGCGAGCGATGTTGTGTCAGGGGCTCAAGGAACACCAGATGTGTCCAAGACG GAAGAGTCTGCTGAGGGCACGGGTCATGGACTTCATCACCTCCACAGCCATTCTGCCCCTGCTACTGGGCTGCGTGGGCCTCTTCAGCCTCTTCAAGCTGCTTCAGTGGCTGCGCATGAGGGCCTACATCCGGAACGCCGTGGTGGTCATCACTGGCGCCACGTCGGGCCTGGGCCGAG AATGTGCCAGAGTTTTTCACGCTGCTGGTGCTAGGCTGGTGCTCTGTGGCCGGAATGCTGAGGCCCTGGAGGAGCTCAGCCGAGAACTTGCTGCTTCCCGGGCTCCGGAG GTGCAGACACACAAGCCTTACACGGTGGCCTTCGACCTCGCAGACCCTGGGGCCATAGCAGGGGCTGCCTCTGAGATCCTGCAGTGCTTTGGCCACGTGGACGTGCTCATCAATAATGCTGGGATCAGCTACCGAGGCGCCATTGTGGACACCAGCCCAGACGTGGACAAGAGGGTGATGGAGACAAACTACTTTGGTCCAGTAGCTCTGACAAAGG CGCTCCTGCCTGCCATGATCAGACGGCGCCAGGGCCACGTGGTTGCGATCAGCAGCATCCAGGGCAAGATCAGCCTGCCTTTCCGATCTGCGT ACGCGGCCTCCAAGCATGCAACCCAGGCCTTCTTTGACTGTCTGCGGGCTGAGGTGGAACAGCATGACATCGAGGTGACGGTCATCAGTCCCGGCTACATCAACACCAATCTCTCCCTTAATGCAGTCACAGCTGACGGGTCCAAGTATGGAG TGATGGATGAGACCACAGCCCAGGGCCGAAGTCCTGTGCAGGTGGCCCAAGACATCCTGGCTGCTCtggggaagaagaagaaggatgTGGTGCTGGCCGACCTGATGCCTTCCCTGGCTGTTTACCTTCGAACTCTGGCTCCTGGGCTCTTCTTCAGACTCATGGCCTCCCGGGCCAGGAAGGAGCGGAAGTCCAAGCACAGCTAG
- the DHRS7B gene encoding dehydrogenase/reductase SDR family member 7B isoform X2: MVSAATSLNIWKFTVHVLLKPGLENFEHYFAGVKSLLRARVMDFITSTAILPLLLGCVGLFSLFKLLQWLRMRAYIRNAVVVITGATSGLGRECARVFHAAGARLVLCGRNAEALEELSRELAASRAPEVQTHKPYTVAFDLADPGAIAGAASEILQCFGHVDVLINNAGISYRGAIVDTSPDVDKRVMETNYFGPVALTKALLPAMIRRRQGHVVAISSIQGKISLPFRSAYAASKHATQAFFDCLRAEVEQHDIEVTVISPGYINTNLSLNAVTADGSKYGVMDETTAQGRSPVQVAQDILAALGKKKKDVVLADLMPSLAVYLRTLAPGLFFRLMASRARKERKSKHS; the protein is encoded by the exons cttgaacatctggaagttcacagttcatgtattgttgaagcctggcttggagaattttgagcattactttgctggcgt GAAGAGTCTGCTGAGGGCACGGGTCATGGACTTCATCACCTCCACAGCCATTCTGCCCCTGCTACTGGGCTGCGTGGGCCTCTTCAGCCTCTTCAAGCTGCTTCAGTGGCTGCGCATGAGGGCCTACATCCGGAACGCCGTGGTGGTCATCACTGGCGCCACGTCGGGCCTGGGCCGAG AATGTGCCAGAGTTTTTCACGCTGCTGGTGCTAGGCTGGTGCTCTGTGGCCGGAATGCTGAGGCCCTGGAGGAGCTCAGCCGAGAACTTGCTGCTTCCCGGGCTCCGGAG GTGCAGACACACAAGCCTTACACGGTGGCCTTCGACCTCGCAGACCCTGGGGCCATAGCAGGGGCTGCCTCTGAGATCCTGCAGTGCTTTGGCCACGTGGACGTGCTCATCAATAATGCTGGGATCAGCTACCGAGGCGCCATTGTGGACACCAGCCCAGACGTGGACAAGAGGGTGATGGAGACAAACTACTTTGGTCCAGTAGCTCTGACAAAGG CGCTCCTGCCTGCCATGATCAGACGGCGCCAGGGCCACGTGGTTGCGATCAGCAGCATCCAGGGCAAGATCAGCCTGCCTTTCCGATCTGCGT ACGCGGCCTCCAAGCATGCAACCCAGGCCTTCTTTGACTGTCTGCGGGCTGAGGTGGAACAGCATGACATCGAGGTGACGGTCATCAGTCCCGGCTACATCAACACCAATCTCTCCCTTAATGCAGTCACAGCTGACGGGTCCAAGTATGGAG TGATGGATGAGACCACAGCCCAGGGCCGAAGTCCTGTGCAGGTGGCCCAAGACATCCTGGCTGCTCtggggaagaagaagaaggatgTGGTGCTGGCCGACCTGATGCCTTCCCTGGCTGTTTACCTTCGAACTCTGGCTCCTGGGCTCTTCTTCAGACTCATGGCCTCCCGGGCCAGGAAGGAGCGGAAGTCCAAGCACAGCTAG
- the DHRS7B gene encoding dehydrogenase/reductase SDR family member 7B isoform X4: protein MVSAATRKSLLRARVMDFITSTAILPLLLGCVGLFSLFKLLQWLRMRAYIRNAVVVITGATSGLGRECARVFHAAGARLVLCGRNAEALEELSRELAASRAPEVQTHKPYTVAFDLADPGAIAGAASEILQCFGHVDVLINNAGISYRGAIVDTSPDVDKRVMETNYFGPVALTKALLPAMIRRRQGHVVAISSIQGKISLPFRSAYAASKHATQAFFDCLRAEVEQHDIEVTVISPGYINTNLSLNAVTADGSKYGVMDETTAQGRSPVQVAQDILAALGKKKKDVVLADLMPSLAVYLRTLAPGLFFRLMASRARKERKSKHS from the exons GAAGAGTCTGCTGAGGGCACGGGTCATGGACTTCATCACCTCCACAGCCATTCTGCCCCTGCTACTGGGCTGCGTGGGCCTCTTCAGCCTCTTCAAGCTGCTTCAGTGGCTGCGCATGAGGGCCTACATCCGGAACGCCGTGGTGGTCATCACTGGCGCCACGTCGGGCCTGGGCCGAG AATGTGCCAGAGTTTTTCACGCTGCTGGTGCTAGGCTGGTGCTCTGTGGCCGGAATGCTGAGGCCCTGGAGGAGCTCAGCCGAGAACTTGCTGCTTCCCGGGCTCCGGAG GTGCAGACACACAAGCCTTACACGGTGGCCTTCGACCTCGCAGACCCTGGGGCCATAGCAGGGGCTGCCTCTGAGATCCTGCAGTGCTTTGGCCACGTGGACGTGCTCATCAATAATGCTGGGATCAGCTACCGAGGCGCCATTGTGGACACCAGCCCAGACGTGGACAAGAGGGTGATGGAGACAAACTACTTTGGTCCAGTAGCTCTGACAAAGG CGCTCCTGCCTGCCATGATCAGACGGCGCCAGGGCCACGTGGTTGCGATCAGCAGCATCCAGGGCAAGATCAGCCTGCCTTTCCGATCTGCGT ACGCGGCCTCCAAGCATGCAACCCAGGCCTTCTTTGACTGTCTGCGGGCTGAGGTGGAACAGCATGACATCGAGGTGACGGTCATCAGTCCCGGCTACATCAACACCAATCTCTCCCTTAATGCAGTCACAGCTGACGGGTCCAAGTATGGAG TGATGGATGAGACCACAGCCCAGGGCCGAAGTCCTGTGCAGGTGGCCCAAGACATCCTGGCTGCTCtggggaagaagaagaaggatgTGGTGCTGGCCGACCTGATGCCTTCCCTGGCTGTTTACCTTCGAACTCTGGCTCCTGGGCTCTTCTTCAGACTCATGGCCTCCCGGGCCAGGAAGGAGCGGAAGTCCAAGCACAGCTAG